In one Paenibacillus sp. JQZ6Y-1 genomic region, the following are encoded:
- a CDS encoding cell wall hydrolase, producing MRKLPAFVVSCACVMGVTMMAKSADASLLKQGMRGQNVVDLQRQLAKEGYFYANTTGYYGSITSNAVKQFQRAHGLSADGIAGPATFAKLGVKSSGIVTASAPVTSTSNRSGSYKMDQDSLDILAHVIYGEARGESFEGQVAVGAVVLNRVQSGEFPSTIWGVVMQPGQFTAVSDGQYYLTPNKTAYNAAKQALKGVDPTNGSLYYYNPRIATSEWSMKRPAVITLGQHIFTN from the coding sequence ATGAGAAAATTACCCGCTTTTGTAGTATCCTGCGCCTGTGTGATGGGTGTAACCATGATGGCAAAATCCGCTGATGCTTCCCTGCTAAAACAAGGAATGCGCGGTCAGAATGTAGTCGATCTGCAACGTCAGCTCGCCAAAGAGGGATATTTCTACGCAAATACAACAGGATATTACGGAAGTATCACATCCAACGCGGTAAAACAATTCCAGCGTGCTCACGGCTTGAGCGCGGACGGCATCGCTGGACCAGCGACGTTTGCCAAGCTGGGTGTGAAAAGCAGCGGCATCGTAACAGCGAGCGCCCCCGTTACATCTACGTCCAATCGTAGCGGCAGCTATAAGATGGATCAGGATTCACTGGATATTCTGGCACATGTTATTTACGGTGAAGCGCGTGGGGAATCATTTGAAGGTCAGGTCGCGGTAGGCGCAGTAGTATTGAACCGCGTGCAATCGGGCGAATTCCCAAGCACCATTTGGGGAGTTGTGATGCAGCCAGGTCAATTTACAGCCGTATCCGATGGTCAGTACTACCTGACACCGAACAAAACAGCCTACAATGCGGCAAAACAGGCATTGAAGGGCGTTGATCCAACGAACGGATCGCTATACTACTACAATCCGCGTATTGCTACATCGGAATGGAGTATGAAGCGTCCAGCAGTTATTACGCTGGGACAACATATTTTCACAAACTGA
- a CDS encoding glycoside hydrolase family 1 protein: protein MSNSQNNVPNFPDGFLWGGAIAANQAEGAFDQYGKGWSTQDVAPKGVMGPITEVPTEDNMKLVGIDFYHRYKEDVKLFAEMGFKVFRTSIAWSRIFPKGDETEPNEEGLQFYDDLFDECLKYGIQPLVTLSHYETPLHLSKEYDGWVNRKLVGFYERYAETVFRRYKDKVKYWLTFNEINSILEAPFMSGGIYTPKDELSKQDLYQAIHHELVASASAVKLCHEIIPDAQIGCMILSMPTYPLTPNPDDVIAAMEAEHKNYFFGDVHVRGRYPGYMKRYFREKGIEIKMEAGDEETLLHTVDFVSFSYYVSICETADPEQKTSGHGNLFSGVPNPYLKASEWGWQIDPQGLRYVLNMFYDRYQKPLFIVENGLGAVDELITNADGEKTVEDDYRIQYLNDHLLQVAEAVEDGVEVMGFTSWGCIDVVSASSAQLKKRYGYIYVDRNDDGSGTLERYRKKSFHWYKDVIATNGKSLKR from the coding sequence ATGAGTAACTCTCAAAATAACGTGCCGAATTTCCCAGACGGCTTCCTATGGGGCGGCGCTATTGCAGCCAACCAAGCGGAAGGCGCATTTGACCAATACGGTAAAGGCTGGTCTACTCAGGACGTAGCTCCCAAAGGCGTCATGGGTCCAATCACCGAAGTTCCAACGGAAGATAATATGAAACTGGTCGGTATCGACTTTTACCATCGTTATAAAGAAGACGTGAAGCTGTTCGCAGAAATGGGCTTCAAAGTATTCCGTACTTCCATCGCATGGTCGCGTATTTTCCCGAAAGGCGATGAAACAGAGCCGAACGAGGAAGGTCTGCAATTTTATGATGATCTATTCGACGAGTGTCTGAAATATGGCATTCAGCCGCTGGTCACCCTGTCTCACTACGAAACGCCACTGCATCTCTCCAAAGAATACGATGGCTGGGTCAACCGTAAACTTGTTGGCTTCTACGAGCGTTATGCGGAAACGGTATTCCGTCGGTACAAAGATAAAGTGAAATACTGGCTCACCTTTAACGAGATCAATTCCATTTTGGAAGCTCCGTTTATGAGCGGCGGTATCTATACACCCAAAGATGAACTGAGCAAGCAAGATCTGTATCAGGCGATTCACCATGAACTGGTTGCCAGCGCATCCGCAGTGAAGCTATGTCATGAGATCATTCCAGATGCTCAAATTGGCTGTATGATTCTCAGCATGCCAACGTATCCGCTGACTCCAAATCCAGATGATGTAATCGCAGCAATGGAAGCTGAACACAAAAACTATTTCTTTGGCGATGTTCATGTACGCGGACGCTATCCGGGCTATATGAAACGCTACTTCCGCGAAAAAGGTATCGAGATCAAAATGGAAGCTGGCGACGAAGAAACCTTGCTGCATACGGTTGATTTTGTGTCGTTTAGCTACTATGTCAGCATCTGCGAAACCGCTGACCCGGAACAAAAAACAAGCGGACATGGCAACCTGTTCAGCGGCGTACCCAATCCATATCTGAAAGCAAGCGAATGGGGTTGGCAGATCGATCCACAAGGTCTGCGTTATGTACTGAATATGTTCTATGATCGCTACCAGAAGCCACTGTTTATCGTGGAAAATGGTCTCGGCGCTGTCGATGAGCTGATCACCAATGCAGATGGCGAAAAAACGGTTGAAGATGATTATCGCATCCAATACCTGAACGATCATCTGCTGCAAGTGGCGGAAGCTGTTGAAGATGGCGTAGAGGTAATGGGCTTCACCTCATGGGGCTGTATCGACGTAGTGAGTGCATCTTCCGCTCAACTGAAAAAACGCTACGGCTACATCTATGTCGACCGCAACGACGACGGCTCCGGTACACTGGAACGTTATCGCAAAAAATCGTTCCACTGGTACAAAGACGTGATTGCAACCAACGGTAAAAGTCTAAAGCGATAA